From Manihot esculenta cultivar AM560-2 chromosome 18, M.esculenta_v8, whole genome shotgun sequence:
ttcAATCATTCAcgagatgaaaagaaagaattTGCTGAAGTCTGAATGCTAATTCGTCTTCATTGTAGCATTCACCAGTGTCTATCTCACCATCTTCTCCTTTAACTTCCCAATTAAAcgttaaaaaatttcaaatataatattaatcagTAATTATTATAGAAAGACAAAAATGCACGCATAGCCCTCTTTTTATTAATGTACCAAATAAttgttgtaaatattttatttcttattatataaataatttattttatgatttttaataatttttaattaagtttaagattaatttagatgttgataatattaattgaatttagATGGATTTTTGCCGTTACTTCACCATTTACATTACTATACATTAGTGAAAAGGGAGGGGCATGTTGGTAATTTAAGAAGAGGTGGGAATCAGCGAATTAAGCGGGTGCAATAATTTTGAAGTACCACCTTCTGACACAGTAAACCAGAAAGCTCAATTCACGATGGACCCAATCTCTGACATTTCCTTTCATTTTGGTCAttccaattaattaattaatttttttttataaaaaaatttccatTTACTATTccctgataatttttttaataaaataaataaatcacaaAAGGCCAATGGGACTGTGGTGACCACCACCTCTGCTCTGCACTGCCACTGCTCTGTGCCTTGTGATTTGTAAATAAGCAAAGCAACCAGTAACATATACTTTTTGGCCACTATACTAAAATGGCTttgcttttttttaaatttttctcttaaatattataataaacccCCTGATTTGCACAATGCTTTAAATGGGTGTTTTGAATTTTTCagaaaagttaaattaattctataaattttaaaaattacagatcttaaataaaaataaatggttGCTTGATATGTCCATCACCTGATGCAATAATCATTACCATTGATCTTGATGGGATTTTTTTGCTAAAAAAACTTGCATATGTTCTTCTGATTTGGCAACTCAAACGGTTACTGTGCCAATTGTTAGAAACTTTAAAAAGAAAACCATTAATGGCTGAGGCTCTCACCTGAAAATTTCTATTCAAACCccaattttatcaaaatatcaTTTGTTCTCTACGAAACGTAACACCAGAATCTatgattaaaagaaaaaagaaaaaaattttaagtagaAGCCTGGTATTGATTTCCaacttaaataataataaattatttaaaaatatttttaatataataaaaaggttaaataataaattttttattataattagttgcaatttaaatttaaacataaatttttatgcaCTCATAAATTTAGAccgataatatttaataaatcttatattttacttttctaattttttatctCCATTCCAAAAAAAACACATAAACCTTTATAAACCTAATAAACTAAATACCATTCTCCAATTTTCCCATTCAGTAGTATTGAGAATTGAATCAAGTTCAATTTTGTTTCACATAGAACTCTATACAAGTCCAGTCCCACATGCATGCTTTTAACATTATAACTGTAGATgatgaataataatattgaaGAAGGGTTTTAACAACTGTGGAAAAGTCTGACATTAATGAAGTACAAAGAATCCTTTCTTTCATCATAACAATTCATAAACTGATTAGAAATTgctttcctctctctctctctctcatttctCTGCAATATAAAGCCATACTTAGCCAGTGATTCCCGTGACTTTAACCTGCACAAGAGATAAAAATCATGGCTTTACATCATCACAAAGTAGCCCTCAACCCCCCTGTGCCCATCACCTCTTCACTTGTCCCtctcacatttttattatttctttaaatCTGTTTTCTACAGATCACAGCTCCCTCTACCCCTCAGTTCACAGCCATCTCTCTCTAGAGTAATAGCTTTCTATACTTGTTCATTTCTGCTACTGTACTATTACTGGCCGTTTTCTCTATATAAGAAACGGATAAGTGAAAGAAAATGCCAAGCTCAGGCTCATTTTTGAGGCAGCTGAGTGGCAGAGAAACTTGGAGATCAACATCCAGGAGGTGGGGTTGTAGTAACAAGCATAGCTCTGCTGAAGAGAGGAATTTGAAGCAAATGGAGGGACTTAACATGTATGGTGGTGAAAATGGTGGGTTGGGTTTGAGAAAGAGAGTGATGGTGGTGGTGGATAACACTTCTCATTCCAAGCATGCAATGATGTGGGCACTCACTCATGCAGCTAACAAGGGCGATTTGCTTACTCTGCTTCACATTATCCCTCCTGCCAGCAAGGGTGGTGGTGATAGGGCTCCTGGGtctgattcttcttcttcttctccttatcTTGTGAATTctcttggctccctttgcaaaGCTTGTAAACCTCAGGTATTTGTGATAAGACTTCTTTATGTTCTACTAAAGTTTGGggctttctttaattttctgtttccCCTTCTATTTTGAGTCTTGGGTTCTATAGATCAAGGAACAGAGAGGTAGCACAGATAGATCTTAAACCCTCTTCTGCATCAGcaatgatttttctttttgggtATATGTCGGATCCCATATTTCCGACAATGTTTTTTCTTACAATAATGTTTGCTAGATCCTGCTTGAGCTTCCTCAGCTTCACTCTTTCGGATTTTACGTTTCCTTGAGCTTGTTTTTTTTCTGAGGTTTTGTTTCAGTCAATTCATGCCCACCTTTCCTTttcttaaactttttttttctgggAGGAAATTTTCAGTTACATACTAATATGGTAGAAAAATATGTCAAAGATTTGTCACTTCAATTGATGAATACAATGGTTTACCTATTTCAGGTGGAAGTGGAAGCACTAGTAATCCAGGGGCCAAGGCTAGCCACAGTGATAAACCAAGTGAAGAAGCTAGATGTGTCTGTCCTAGTAGTGGGTCAGAAAAAACCCTCACCCCTTACCAATTGGTGGGTCCAAATCTAGTcatcatattaataatattgttCATTTTTAATCTTTCACTGCTCTGATGTTGACATTTTAAAACTGATGGtagagttttttgttttgtttttctgcAGTCTGTGTGGGAGCAGCAGCAGTGAGGAGTTTGTGGACCAGTGTATCAATAATGTAGAGTGCCTGACTATTGGGGTGAGCAAGCAAAGCAAAAGCGTTGGTGGATACCTTATCAGCACCAGATGGAAGAAGAACTTCTGGCTCTTGGCTTAGTTCAAAGTTATTAACTTCAGTTAGATAAACTTGGTTAGATAAATGGGTTATTGTTAGATCCTAATCTCACCCTCTGTAAAATGTAAACAACTAAGTGCTAACTTCCTTCGTAATGTACCAATGAAATGTCTAATGAGAATCTCTCTCTTCTAAGCTTCATAACCAACAGTAACCGAGTATTATATGCAAGGCCATGCATTCTTGTATTAGTTTATCTGAAGGCCAATTCTTTGGCTAATGATGCAACCTGGCACCATAATTGGTATAAAATAGCAAACTTTTACAGGGGCAATCATTATTATCTCGTAGAAGAAATGGTCAATCAAGCATGTATCTTTTGGTTAGAAGCTGCAATAATGTTTTTAACTTTTGCAGAGCTGCTGTCACAAGCGTGCAACCTTAGATTAGCTAAAGCCTTGCAGGCTATGCGGAGTGCTAGGGACTAGTTAAATCATAGAAGTTAAAGCTAAAATTAATGGATTAATATCCAAGGGAAGTTTAATTTCACTAATTTTCAGATTTTtgtctaaattaatttagatatttcaatttaaattcaacTTATCCAAACAtcaagggaaaaaaaataaaccccaaatgttttttttttttacatttatgaaaatcaagaaGTTAGCTtcccaaaatttttatttttagactaAACTTCtgggttaattttttaaaagaataaattaaacatgaatttattaaaaattccaaTAAATACAAAGATCAAAAAGTAATATTGAAAACTTTCTTtctaaacaagaaaagaaatatatatattaaaattttatgctgaATTCGCACACAGCAAACTGAAGTTTTTCCAGTTTGCCCCTTATATTTGTATTAATCCTATGCCAAGTGCTAGAGCCAAATTCTTTTTTAGACTTTGTCATCTAATTTATCATTTACAAGGGGAAGCAATTCCATCCGATTCCTCGGAGTCCGGGGTGTTCCAGGCGGTGGTGGCTGTTGAGAAAGCAGGTGCCTCACAAACCCGTAGAATGTACATCCCACAAGTGTAATACTACATCCTACAGCATTCAAAGCTGAAATTGGATTCTGGAAAATCAACCATGAAACGAACACAGCAACTGCAACCTGCATAGAATCAACAAAGAACTCTGAAATGCATAGACAATAACAGAATCGGTTTGTGTTATAACATACAACTCTAGTTAAGTTTACACGTTTTAGCAGAAGGGACAGCAGTATGAAAGAGGCAAAAAAAAATGTTAGCGCATAGAAAGCAAAAGAAATTTGCATATAACTCGGGGATGTGCAACATCTTAGGAGCTGATGTTGAAAAACTTGCAAATGAAATGCTTCAAATGACAAGTATGTAATCATTCTTAGGGAATGTTAAAGATTGAAAAGTTGTTTAATTCAAGTGAGTGGGTTTAAACCTTGAAAATTCTAATAAAAGTACAGAATTTGCTCAGACATACAATTTTTCTTCTTTGGTCTCACCTTAAGGTTTCCAGCAACATTGAATGTAACTGCAGTCGTGGAATGAATCACGTAGAAGATGGAGAAGTTAAGACAAAACGCCAGCACCCCAGAGGTGAAAATGATGACAAGGGAAGACCAGGCTGATTGTTGAGTGTAAAACCAATCTACAATCCCATTACCTTCAAGAAGTATTGCCGGTACTCCAAGTATCATAGTTGCAAAGGGCGCCATGTAGTAAACTGTGTTTATGCTAAAAAGTGCAACCAGAAAatcaatgaaaagaaaaagaaatcagATTGGTCATGTGGTGAGAATCTAGCCAACTTCAGCAAATGCATCCTATCATTCCCCAAACTGACAAAAATGTACAATTAGAATCTTCAGAAGAATTAATCTTTACTTCACTGACTATATGTTAGCTTTAACAAAGACAACAAAGAGGGCTTTGAAAGTTATCTCCCAGAATGTTTTCCTAAGCTTGCTCGAGAAGCTCCCAAATCTAATCCATTAGGTTCCATCTTCCAATTGAATGACTTCTCTGCAAATTCAAATATCAATTCCTTGTTCATGCATAAAATTGTTTTGATACCAGATTGCAGCTCCAAAGCAACTTCATAAAAAGAAAAGGTTCTATCATGAGTTGATTAGCTTAACGATAAGTGAATACAGAATATACAATTTCTGGTCAATGGCATTGCGTCTAGGAATGGTTATTTTGTGGTTATATTTCACATATTCACAGGCAGAATCATGCAGCATTATCTTGATGCTACAAATCAAATGCAAATGCAGATACTGACATTTACCTTCTAATAATATAGATCCATGAGGAATTGAGGATTACATTCTAATAAGACTTTGAAACATCACACATTGCTTAAGATACACATCAAATATTCAAAAGACTAGTTAACTTTATGAAGAagcaagattttttttttttgtaaaaatctGAACAAAGACAGATGAAAGAGTTCCAATGAAAGCATTGCCAAGGAAATAGGTAAATAGCAAATGGTACAATTGACACAAAAACAAAGCACTAATAGGAGAAGATAATTGATATCCTAATGACAACGATGAAACTACCTGTCAAATTTGTATCCATGCAGAAGAGATTCTGCAAGGATTGTCTTCGTTGAAGTGGCCAAGCATCCAAGTAAGGCAGCACAAAATCCAAATATGTTAAAGCTAAGCTCAGTAACAGAGGTGAGTAATATTCCTCCAACAATAGGTACTAAAGAAGCCCAAATTCTCCAATCGAAGTATTTTCTCCAGACTAACCACTGCAAAACAACTGATACAATCCATAGAGGTCAAGATAACAAGTGGAAAACAATAATACAGTAGAAAGCAGGAAACTTATATAATAGCTTATGTTGATGATTTCTGAGGCTGACCAGTGGTTGCTGGAGTAAATGACTTGATTGTTTGCATAAATGAAACTGGAATGTAGCGTAAGCTTATATTTCCCAAAACTATGTTGATACAGAATACAAATGACATAGGAAAAATCCTTCGCCAGCGATCTTCAGGGTCAACCACAATTAGTGGTTTCAGCTTCAGCACCTTGATTACGAGATATGCTCCAATTGATGAGCATATGAAGTGAATACAAGATACTGAGAGTGGAAACTTGAAGTCCAATCTCTGCACATAAACCATATCAAATTTATAGAGCTTCGATAATGAACATAAAGATCAAGCAAGCCAATTCTCAAGAATATAGAACTTCAAACAAACTAACCAAAAAGTTAACAAAAGCTCTTTACTTCAACAAAAGTAGGCCACAGTATTAGTGGCCCAAATCCTAGTAAACAGAAAACAGCCATTTCCTAACTTGAACAAATAACTGATAGATCAAAGGTTAACCGGATATTCCCTTCGCAGAAAAAAAGGAATTAGCCAGTGACAAATAAGAGAACCAACATAATCTAAACCAGTAAAAGaaggaaacaaaataaaaaaaaatcaagtacGACTTgaccagcaaggcagaaacacTAAACTAAGATTGATGTCATTTTACAACTCAATGTTTAACATTTTAAAGCCCAATTACATGCGGACACAATGATTAACGTTTTAATACCAGTTATCAtgccaacacaaacacatataatttcataattaatttggtAGGGCAGAAtctcaaataaatataaagacaACAAGATCTTGAAACCATTCAAGCTACCAACATGCATCTTCCCTATCTGTTAAACAAATAAAAGCAACAGAACCAAAAAAGGAATTATATGCTACCCCAATCGGCAAAACAAAGCCAAcgcgaaaaataaaaattccagattccactACTTCTCCCTATTGTCAATATACACCACCAAATGAATTCAGTTTACATAAATAGGCAGCCACCGTTATAATATTCCATGAAACAGCAGTAACCAAATTTTTAGCACTGTACACATTCCTATGAAACACATACCACCTAGATCTATCCTTAGTTGGCTAAACAGACTGAGCATTGCTTTCCAGCCAATCATGAAAATTAGCAAAATAGAAAATGACAGCCTTTTTGTTTCTCATTTTCTCCATATAATGATGCAAAATTCTGCTGCAAGAAGCATCAGCTTGACAAAGATGCAAAATGCTTTCCAGCACCAAAATAGTTGAAAATAAAAAGACAGCAAACTGATGACCAGCTTAACTATAAACACGACATCAGGCAGTTTGCGTATTTATAATATTCCAATATGTCAAGCCAGTAAACCAAATATTTACATCCATCTGCAACAAAGTCCTCATTAAATTATCTAGCTCAGTGGATACGTAATGGCAATTTGCAtccttaattaaattttataaattgctAAATGTAtggaaaattaaatataatcctTGAAAATGAACTTTTTTGAACATAAGGAGAACCAAACGAATAAGCGAATGAAATAGATTTCTCCAGAAATCAACATAATTGGATTaattaaaaactcaaattcagaATAACCAAGGAACAGAAAACAAATTGCAGATTCAAGCAACAATAACCACCAGAAAAATGAACATAAAAAGGTCACCCACCAAACCAGGGCCTTACGAAGACTGAATTACTGCATAATTCAGCATACCCGTCAAACGAAATGAGTAAATATTCATCACTATAACACAATTAAGCTGACCCCTTAACAAAATCTAAATAAACAACAAAAAGCAGCAGAAAACAAACCCAACCAATCTTGCCAAGACtatataaataaaacaaaaatgagATTTTTCAACAATCAAAGAAGCATATAAAAACCTGGAAGATCCACTTGTTCATGATAATCACTGTAACATTGAATCCCCACCACTGAATAATAGCAAGCAGAGATCTGAACACCGTCCATTGAAACAATACACTCTCCTCCATCTCTATACACCCCTCTGTTTCTCTCTTAAAATCACCAAAAAAAGAACAGATAAAAAACTGGTAATTCGCCTAAAATTCACTCTCCTTCCTTTTAAGCACCCAATTCAAAACAGGCAAAGTAGATGCAGAGGCTTTAAAGCAAAATGGGTCTGTatagagagagacagagaaagAGGGAAACCCAAATAAAAGAaagggagaaaaaaaatatatattgaaattaggAAACACCCAAATGGCCTATTAAGAATAACAAAGCGAGGGAGGGCGTAACGGAGCAGGCAGCTCTTCTTCAATGTGATTTGCCTCTCTTCCCGTTTGTGCTGTTTTTGTATTCAACTGGAAAcgtctctctctattttttcatATCTTGCTTATGGCCATGGTCgctgtggtggtggtggt
This genomic window contains:
- the LOC110606395 gene encoding uncharacterized protein LOC110606395, whose protein sequence is MPSSGSFLRQLSGRETWRSTSRRWGCSNKHSSAEERNLKQMEGLNMYGGENGGLGLRKRVMVVVDNTSHSKHAMMWALTHAANKGDLLTLLHIIPPASKGGGDRAPGSDSSSSSPYLVNSLGSLCKACKPQVEVEALVIQGPRLATVINQVKKLDVSVLVVGQKKPSPLTNCLCGSSSSEEFVDQCINNVECLTIGVSKQSKSVGGYLISTRWKKNFWLLA
- the LOC110605870 gene encoding GDP-mannose transporter GONST5, yielding MEESVLFQWTVFRSLLAIIQWWGFNVTVIIMNKWIFQRLDFKFPLSVSCIHFICSSIGAYLVIKVLKLKPLIVVDPEDRWRRIFPMSFVFCINIVLGNISLRYIPVSFMQTIKSFTPATTVVLQWLVWRKYFDWRIWASLVPIVGGILLTSVTELSFNIFGFCAALLGCLATSTKTILAESLLHGYKFDSINTVYYMAPFATMILGVPAILLEGNGIVDWFYTQQSAWSSLVIIFTSGVLAFCLNFSIFYVIHSTTAVTFNVAGNLKVAVAVFVSWLIFQNPISALNAVGCSITLVGCTFYGFVRHLLSQQPPPPGTPRTPRNRMELLPLVNDKLDDKV